The Desulfovibrio subterraneus genome has a segment encoding these proteins:
- a CDS encoding TRAP transporter substrate-binding protein: protein MKALRTGIAALSMILTVMAFAVTGASASGINLKYANFPPAPTFPCVQMERWVKEVAARTNGAVTVTTYPGSTLLDAKNMMRGVMTGQADIGCISLAYHPGVFPLMSVMELPQGFTSAEGASRALWDLYAKHQPAELSKFKVLTMFSSAPSQFMAKKPIRTLDDLKGVELRGAGSLSAVLEKLGAVPVSMPMPEVPEAVQKGIIQGLLTSFDVLKDMKFAEMCKYETVANLSVYPFAVIMNKKKWDSLPDDVKKVLDDLSAEQAQWTGQYMDNHVKESLEWSKATYQVEVYSFDAAVQAEIARLTAPLFDSWKETATKAGVDTQAVLDDVAALKAKYDR, encoded by the coding sequence ATGAAAGCACTGCGCACGGGCATTGCGGCCCTTTCCATGATTCTCACGGTTATGGCCTTCGCGGTTACCGGAGCCAGCGCTTCCGGCATCAATCTGAAGTATGCGAACTTTCCCCCCGCCCCCACTTTTCCCTGTGTACAAATGGAACGCTGGGTCAAGGAAGTTGCAGCCCGCACCAACGGTGCCGTAACTGTCACCACCTACCCCGGCTCCACCCTGCTGGATGCCAAGAACATGATGCGCGGCGTGATGACCGGACAGGCAGACATTGGCTGCATCAGCCTTGCCTACCACCCCGGTGTGTTCCCGCTGATGAGTGTCATGGAGCTGCCGCAGGGCTTCACCTCAGCAGAAGGTGCCTCCCGCGCGCTGTGGGATCTGTATGCCAAGCATCAGCCTGCCGAGTTGTCCAAATTCAAGGTGCTGACCATGTTCAGCTCCGCCCCTTCGCAGTTCATGGCCAAAAAGCCCATCCGCACCCTCGACGACCTGAAGGGCGTTGAACTGCGCGGTGCAGGCTCCCTTTCCGCCGTGCTGGAAAAGCTCGGCGCGGTGCCGGTTTCCATGCCCATGCCCGAAGTGCCGGAAGCCGTGCAGAAAGGCATCATTCAGGGGCTGCTGACCTCCTTCGACGTGCTCAAGGACATGAAGTTCGCCGAGATGTGCAAGTATGAAACCGTGGCCAACCTTTCCGTCTACCCCTTCGCCGTCATCATGAACAAGAAGAAGTGGGACAGCCTGCCCGACGACGTGAAGAAGGTGCTGGACGACCTTTCCGCCGAACAGGCCCAGTGGACGGGACAGTACATGGACAACCACGTGAAGGAATCGCTTGAGTGGTCAAAAGCCACCTATCAGGTCGAAGTATACAGCTTTGATGCCGCAGTGCAGGCCGAGATTGCCAGGCTGACCGCTCCGCTCTTCGACAGCTGGAAAGAGACCGCCACCAAGGCAGGCGTGGACACGCAGGCTGTGCTGGACGATGTGGCCGCCCTGAAGGCCAAGTACGACCGGTAA
- a CDS encoding sensor histidine kinase: MEKKILSRLRPEAGRREHAIRCMPLAAWLRVAAFCLLAVPAHGAPGMAGAGFFDWFGGTLAMTALLVLVPLCAMLLWHRYARPRLDEVRRNAVVIEACHALPSLAGKDDVLLRPTLVRFAMEVTGAPLAYLALFVPEPVIVCHADESGIVVGAEGAGRTAERGRTGETGAEREVPLESREFWSGLLDGDAYALAETGSEWIGCAYPLEQDAITRHLAVVMMAGRAPVAVLGVANGPSRFTEKDAGRLKAILAAAWECVLLRNQLADKEREFSLHRSIMQAAPMGLAILNFHGDLLTVNPAFRSLYGMNDHYKTTSAFSLVRPDRRHVLEDAITQVMHVGGAPLELEMEHLRDDGEFVAGVSLVRLGGAGEIRLLMTVTDVSAKREAYRQLEGHRDRLEKMVLDRTVELQNALVFAETTRDRIDMILRSIADGLLVTDMHNRITLMNSNAELFLGVALQDAVGMQVGQALGQKPFRMSVEEHVARTRNGAVQQFEFATVTPGGVQDRYIRAVASQVLDKHDLPAGVVTIMHDVSKERELDVMKSEFLSMAAHELRTPLTTIQGYSDLLRNRSDFSEEERSRFLDIVNQNAQTLSGIVSDLLDISRIESGRSFTMNYETFDFAELTRTHVELWRTGSVGGRLSSVGHVINYEGPDSGVLVHGDSIKCQQILENLIGNSVKYSPQGGVITVRVEADAVLARVSVQDHGMGMSREQQNRAFEKFFRANTDGGIQGTGLGLPIVKYYVEAHGGEVWLESEQGKGTRVSFTLPTAEVTKARLYTAAG, from the coding sequence TTGGAAAAAAAGATCCTATCCCGTTTGCGCCCCGAGGCAGGGCGCCGTGAGCATGCAATCCGGTGCATGCCGCTTGCGGCGTGGCTTCGGGTTGCGGCTTTTTGCCTGCTGGCGGTGCCTGCGCATGGCGCCCCGGGCATGGCCGGAGCGGGCTTTTTTGACTGGTTCGGGGGAACGCTGGCCATGACGGCTCTGCTGGTGCTGGTGCCGTTGTGCGCGATGCTGCTCTGGCATCGTTATGCCCGTCCACGTCTGGACGAGGTGCGTCGGAATGCCGTGGTTATAGAAGCCTGCCATGCGTTGCCTTCCTTGGCCGGAAAGGACGATGTCCTGCTGCGCCCGACCCTGGTCCGTTTCGCCATGGAGGTGACCGGTGCACCGTTGGCGTATCTGGCGCTCTTTGTGCCGGAACCGGTCATTGTCTGCCATGCGGATGAAAGCGGCATAGTGGTCGGGGCTGAAGGGGCAGGGCGGACAGCGGAAAGAGGCCGGACCGGAGAGACAGGCGCAGAGAGGGAGGTACCTCTTGAATCGCGCGAGTTCTGGAGCGGGTTGCTGGATGGCGATGCCTACGCGCTTGCCGAAACCGGCTCGGAGTGGATTGGGTGCGCATATCCGCTGGAACAGGATGCCATTACGCGACATCTTGCAGTGGTCATGATGGCGGGTCGCGCCCCCGTGGCTGTTCTGGGCGTTGCGAACGGCCCTTCCCGCTTTACAGAAAAGGATGCCGGACGGCTGAAGGCCATTCTTGCGGCGGCGTGGGAATGCGTGCTGCTGCGTAATCAGCTTGCAGACAAGGAGCGGGAGTTCTCATTGCACCGCAGCATCATGCAGGCTGCCCCCATGGGGCTTGCCATATTGAATTTTCATGGCGATCTGCTGACGGTCAATCCTGCCTTCCGGTCCCTGTACGGGATGAATGATCACTACAAAACTACTTCTGCTTTCAGTCTTGTACGTCCGGACAGACGCCACGTGCTGGAAGACGCCATAACGCAGGTCATGCATGTGGGCGGCGCGCCGCTGGAACTGGAGATGGAACACCTGCGGGATGATGGCGAGTTTGTTGCGGGCGTGTCTCTTGTCCGGCTCGGAGGGGCGGGCGAGATACGCCTGCTCATGACGGTGACCGATGTAAGCGCGAAGAGAGAGGCCTACCGCCAGCTTGAGGGGCATCGTGACAGGCTGGAAAAGATGGTGCTGGATCGCACTGTGGAGCTGCAGAACGCCCTTGTCTTTGCGGAAACAACACGAGACCGGATAGACATGATCCTTCGTTCCATTGCGGACGGCCTGCTGGTGACGGACATGCATAACCGCATAACGCTCATGAACAGCAATGCGGAACTGTTTCTCGGCGTGGCGCTGCAGGATGCAGTAGGCATGCAGGTGGGGCAGGCGCTTGGGCAGAAGCCGTTCAGAATGTCCGTGGAAGAGCATGTGGCCCGAACCCGCAACGGCGCTGTGCAACAGTTCGAATTTGCAACCGTCACTCCGGGTGGCGTTCAGGACCGTTACATCCGCGCCGTTGCATCGCAGGTGCTGGATAAGCATGACCTTCCCGCAGGTGTTGTGACCATCATGCACGATGTATCAAAGGAACGGGAACTGGACGTCATGAAGTCGGAATTTCTTTCCATGGCGGCGCATGAATTACGCACCCCGCTTACGACCATTCAGGGATACTCCGACTTGCTCAGGAACCGTAGTGACTTTTCGGAAGAAGAGCGCAGCCGTTTTCTGGACATAGTCAATCAGAACGCCCAGACCCTTTCCGGTATTGTTTCCGACCTGCTTGATATTTCGCGGATTGAATCGGGGCGTAGCTTTACGATGAATTATGAGACCTTTGATTTTGCGGAACTGACGCGGACGCATGTGGAATTGTGGCGGACCGGAAGTGTCGGCGGCAGATTAAGCAGTGTGGGCCACGTCATCAATTACGAAGGACCGGATTCAGGCGTGCTGGTTCACGGAGACAGTATCAAATGCCAGCAGATTCTTGAGAATCTCATAGGCAACTCCGTGAAGTATTCCCCGCAGGGCGGTGTCATAACGGTGCGCGTGGAGGCTGATGCCGTACTCGCAAGAGTTTCGGTGCAGGATCACGGCATGGGTATGAGCAGGGAGCAGCAGAACAGGGCCTTTGAAAAGTTCTTCCGCGCCAACACGGATGGCGGCATTCAGGGAACAGGTCTGGGGTTGCCCATCGTGAAATATTATGTGGAGGCGCACGGCGGTGAAGTCTGGCTGGAAAGCGAACAGGGCAAGGGTACGCGGGTCAGCTTCACCCTGCCCACGGCCGAGGTGACCAAGGCACGTCTGTACACGGCGGCGGGCTAG
- a CDS encoding TRAP transporter small permease, with amino-acid sequence MARPAFSRTERMNLMRHSSLLFLDKVGAHISFVLAVFAGITLTAMMLLACWNMVGRAIGYPLKGTFELMGFMGAVVAAFSLAYAQQSRSHIFVAFFIARFKRPVRLALDAAVHLASAAFFIHAGLELEKLAAFIVELGELSETLQIIYHPFVWAVCVGCFAMGFVLFISFLKTVLLAEEV; translated from the coding sequence ATGGCCCGGCCAGCCTTTTCCCGCACGGAGCGGATGAACCTGATGAGGCACTCCTCGCTGCTATTTCTGGACAAGGTAGGCGCGCACATTTCCTTTGTGCTGGCCGTATTCGCCGGAATAACCCTGACAGCCATGATGCTGCTGGCCTGCTGGAACATGGTGGGCAGAGCCATCGGCTATCCGCTCAAGGGGACCTTCGAGCTCATGGGCTTCATGGGCGCGGTGGTCGCCGCCTTTTCACTGGCCTATGCTCAGCAGTCGCGCAGCCATATCTTCGTGGCGTTCTTCATCGCACGGTTCAAGCGCCCCGTGCGTCTGGCCCTTGATGCGGCCGTGCATCTGGCCTCTGCCGCATTCTTCATCCACGCGGGGCTGGAGCTGGAAAAGCTCGCCGCCTTCATCGTGGAGCTGGGCGAGCTTTCCGAGACCCTGCAGATCATCTACCACCCCTTTGTCTGGGCCGTGTGCGTGGGCTGCTTTGCCATGGGCTTTGTGCTGTTCATCTCCTTCCTCAAAACTGTGCTGCTTGCGGAGGAGGTATAG
- a CDS encoding zinc dependent phospholipase C family protein, with protein MTFSLHSFRRLASLCAVAVAVLALLPDHAFAWGPGIHIATANWVFANVALLPALAARHIVAHKDAFTYGCLSADIFIGKGCAVRPGHSHNWETGLKLLDSVHGPRLKAYALGYLSHLAADIVAHNNYVPAMMSTTPGSGKLSHVYIEAQADRLVRWDSRNAVRLFTSRHAHDADTSLCTATRAGKMPFQLKKQVFKSSMALCGGSTWRTSLSVCGFVTPQTRDAASLAPMLNASLRAVVDVLSDPFGSRITTLDPIGEHPLSDAKALCRGRAPLAFRNPFPLQFPLHPFVADLPELPASAAQCCELHTRPAPFAEAV; from the coding sequence ATGACATTCAGCCTTCATTCCTTCAGGCGCCTTGCCTCTCTGTGTGCAGTTGCTGTTGCCGTACTGGCCCTGCTGCCCGACCATGCCTTTGCGTGGGGTCCCGGAATACACATTGCCACGGCCAACTGGGTGTTTGCCAATGTCGCCCTGCTGCCCGCCCTTGCCGCGCGCCATATCGTCGCGCACAAGGACGCCTTTACCTATGGCTGCCTTTCCGCAGACATATTCATAGGCAAGGGTTGCGCCGTGCGCCCCGGACACAGCCACAACTGGGAAACCGGCCTGAAGCTGCTGGACAGCGTGCACGGCCCGCGCCTCAAGGCCTACGCCCTTGGCTACCTTTCGCACCTTGCGGCAGATATTGTGGCGCACAACAACTACGTACCCGCCATGATGAGCACCACGCCGGGTTCCGGCAAACTGAGCCATGTGTATATTGAAGCACAGGCAGACCGCCTTGTGCGCTGGGATTCCCGCAATGCCGTGCGCCTGTTCACCTCACGCCACGCCCACGACGCGGACACGTCTCTGTGCACCGCCACCCGTGCGGGCAAGATGCCCTTTCAGCTCAAGAAACAGGTTTTCAAGAGCAGCATGGCCCTGTGCGGCGGCTCGACATGGCGTACATCGCTTTCCGTGTGCGGGTTTGTCACACCGCAGACACGGGATGCCGCCTCCCTCGCCCCCATGCTCAATGCCAGCCTGCGGGCTGTGGTGGACGTGCTGAGCGACCCGTTCGGTTCCCGCATAACCACGCTGGACCCCATAGGCGAGCATCCGCTATCCGATGCCAAGGCCCTGTGCCGCGGGCGCGCCCCGCTGGCCTTCCGCAATCCCTTCCCGCTGCAGTTTCCCCTGCACCCCTTTGTAGCGGACCTGCCTGAACTGCCTGCATCCGCAGCGCAGTGCTGTGAGCTGCACACAAGACCCGCACCCTTTGCCGAGGCCGTTTAG